One Sphingomonas sabuli genomic region harbors:
- the queC gene encoding 7-cyano-7-deazaguanine synthase QueC gives MTDQRKAVVLVSGGLDSMVAAGLAREQGFAVLALTVNYGQRHAIELQAAARIAAELAQRHVVLDLDLTQFGGSALTSDIAVPKSGVGEGIPVTYVPARNTVFLSLALAWAEAVGARDLFIGVNALDYSGYPDCRPEFIDQFEALANTATKAGVEGEPFTLHAPLQHMTKADIAREAARLGLDAGLSHSCYDPAADGRHCGLCDACRLRAKGFIEAGLPDPTRYAGQPQA, from the coding sequence ATGACCGACCAGCGCAAAGCCGTTGTCCTCGTTTCCGGCGGGCTCGATTCGATGGTGGCCGCGGGGCTTGCCCGCGAGCAGGGGTTTGCCGTGCTGGCCCTGACCGTCAATTACGGGCAGCGGCACGCGATTGAGCTGCAGGCGGCAGCGCGCATCGCGGCCGAACTGGCGCAGCGGCACGTGGTCCTCGACCTCGACCTGACGCAATTTGGGGGTTCGGCGCTGACCAGCGATATCGCCGTTCCCAAAAGCGGCGTGGGGGAGGGCATTCCCGTCACTTATGTGCCCGCGCGCAACACGGTCTTCCTCAGCCTCGCGCTCGCCTGGGCGGAGGCGGTCGGCGCCCGCGACCTGTTCATCGGCGTTAACGCGCTCGATTATTCAGGCTATCCGGATTGCCGCCCGGAATTCATCGACCAGTTCGAAGCGCTCGCCAACACGGCCACCAAGGCGGGGGTCGAAGGCGAACCGTTCACGCTCCACGCGCCGCTGCAACATATGACCAAGGCCGATATCGCTCGCGAAGCCGCCCGCCTCGGCCTTGACGCCGGGCTTAGCCACAGCTGCTACGACCCGGCAGCGGATGGCCGCCATTGCGGCCTGTGCGACGCCTGCCGCCTGCGCGCCAAGGGTTTCATCGAGGCTGGGTTGCCGGACCCGACGCGCTACGCGGGGCAACCGCAGGCGTGA
- a CDS encoding PaaI family thioesterase gives MSTIRIQRRFRGPPTSGNGGYVAGLVAAALGGTNATVTLQAPPPLDHDLTLTTEDALATLVEGDKVIVTAASEPVEVAVPPPPSLQGAKDAEPRYVGHSYHNFPGCFVCGPERDSSDGMRIFPGTVGDEASQVAATWTPDDTLADEDGTVRPEFVWAALDCPGYFAAEDKAGRALLGKMSATIKRPVHVGEELIVTGWPIDSTGRKHRVGSALHSADGELVAAATAVWITVEDVEKAA, from the coding sequence ATGTCCACAATCCGCATCCAACGGCGCTTCCGCGGCCCGCCGACGTCCGGCAACGGCGGCTATGTCGCCGGGCTGGTCGCGGCCGCGCTGGGCGGGACGAACGCGACCGTCACGCTGCAAGCGCCGCCCCCGCTCGATCACGACCTGACGCTGACGACGGAAGATGCGCTGGCGACCCTGGTCGAAGGGGACAAGGTGATCGTCACCGCGGCCAGCGAACCGGTGGAGGTCGCCGTGCCGCCGCCACCGTCGCTGCAGGGCGCCAAGGACGCGGAACCGCGCTACGTCGGCCATTCCTATCACAACTTCCCCGGCTGCTTCGTGTGCGGACCGGAACGGGACAGCAGCGACGGCATGCGGATTTTCCCCGGCACCGTCGGCGACGAGGCCTCGCAGGTCGCCGCGACCTGGACGCCGGACGACACGCTGGCCGACGAAGACGGCACGGTGCGGCCGGAATTCGTGTGGGCAGCGCTCGATTGCCCCGGTTATTTCGCGGCCGAGGACAAGGCCGGGCGCGCGTTGCTCGGCAAGATGTCGGCGACGATCAAGCGGCCAGTGCACGTCGGCGAGGAACTGATCGTCACCGGGTGGCCGATCGACAGCACGGGCCGCAAGCATCGCGTCGGCAGCGCGCTGCACAGTGCGGACGGCGAACTGGTCGCCGCCGCGACCGCCGTGTGGATTACCGTCGAGGACGTGGAAAAGGCGGCCTGA
- the queE gene encoding 7-carboxy-7-deazaguanine synthase: MTYAVKEIFLTLQGEGVQAGRRAVFLRFSGCNLWSGREQDRATAQCRFCDTDFVGTDGPGGGKFANAEALADAVAASWGEGPDRRLVVMTGGEPMLQVDDELVDAMHARGFEIAIESNGTLPVADGIDWVCISPKAGTEVVQRSGDELKLVWPQQGIDPAALENWDFRHFLVQPLDCADGAAARDAAIALAMDRPKWRLTIQAHKVVGLA, encoded by the coding sequence GTGACCTATGCGGTCAAGGAAATCTTCCTCACCCTGCAGGGAGAAGGCGTGCAGGCCGGGCGGCGCGCGGTGTTCTTGCGCTTTTCCGGCTGCAACCTGTGGAGCGGGCGCGAACAGGACCGCGCGACCGCGCAATGCCGCTTTTGCGACACCGACTTTGTCGGCACCGATGGCCCGGGCGGCGGCAAGTTCGCCAATGCCGAAGCGCTGGCCGATGCCGTGGCGGCATCCTGGGGCGAAGGCCCCGACCGGCGGCTGGTGGTGATGACGGGCGGCGAACCGATGTTGCAGGTGGACGACGAACTGGTCGACGCCATGCATGCGCGGGGCTTTGAGATCGCGATTGAATCGAACGGCACCTTACCGGTGGCGGACGGAATCGACTGGGTGTGCATCAGCCCCAAGGCCGGGACGGAGGTGGTCCAGCGGTCGGGCGACGAACTCAAACTTGTGTGGCCGCAGCAAGGGATCGACCCCGCGGCACTGGAAAACTGGGATTTCCGCCACTTTCTGGTGCAGCCGTTGGATTGCGCGGACGGGGCCGCGGCGCGGGATGCGGCGATTGCGTTGGCCATGGACCGGCCCAAATGGCGCCTGACGATCCAGGCACACAAGGTCGTCGGACTGGCCTAG
- a CDS encoding aspartate aminotransferase family protein, giving the protein MTITPLMPVYPRCEVRPVRGEGVYLYGENGEQYLDFASGIAVNLLGHGHPHLTKAIQNQAAQLMHVSNLYGSPQGERLAQRLVDLTFADTVFFTNSGAEAVECAIKTARRYHHAKGQPHKHDLITFSNAFHGRTMATISATNQEKLRDGFAPLLPGFKVVEFDNLDAALAAVDDHTAGFLIEPVQGEGGIRPASKEFIQGLRKACDDNDLMLVFDEVQCGMARTGTLFAYEQYGVEPDILASAKGIGGGFPLGACLATEKAAQGMVIGTHGSTYGGNPLAMAAGEAVLDVVANDEFLAHVRQMGDRLRAALEQMIPNHDGLFDSVRGMGLMLGIKMKTDSRAFVNWLRGQGLLAVAAGDNVMRVLPPLVIDDNHIREFVDRLSQAAAVYEVPAEAL; this is encoded by the coding sequence ATGACCATTACCCCGCTCATGCCTGTCTATCCGCGCTGCGAAGTGCGTCCGGTCAGGGGCGAAGGGGTTTATCTCTACGGCGAGAACGGCGAACAATATCTCGACTTCGCGTCGGGCATCGCGGTCAACCTGCTGGGCCACGGCCACCCGCATCTGACCAAGGCCATCCAGAATCAGGCCGCGCAGCTGATGCACGTGTCCAACCTCTACGGGTCGCCGCAAGGCGAACGCCTGGCGCAGCGGCTGGTCGACCTGACCTTTGCCGACACGGTGTTCTTCACCAATTCAGGCGCCGAGGCGGTCGAATGCGCGATCAAGACGGCGCGCCGCTATCATCATGCCAAGGGTCAGCCGCACAAGCATGACCTGATCACGTTTTCGAACGCGTTCCACGGCCGAACGATGGCGACGATCAGCGCGACCAACCAGGAAAAGCTCCGTGACGGTTTCGCGCCGCTGCTCCCCGGTTTCAAGGTGGTGGAGTTCGACAATCTCGACGCGGCGCTGGCCGCGGTCGACGATCACACCGCCGGTTTCCTGATCGAACCGGTGCAGGGCGAAGGCGGCATCCGCCCGGCGTCGAAGGAATTCATCCAGGGCCTGCGCAAGGCGTGCGACGACAACGACCTCATGCTGGTGTTCGACGAAGTGCAGTGCGGCATGGCCCGCACCGGTACGCTGTTCGCTTACGAACAATATGGCGTCGAACCCGACATTCTTGCCAGTGCCAAAGGCATCGGCGGCGGCTTTCCGCTGGGCGCTTGCCTGGCGACCGAAAAAGCGGCGCAAGGTATGGTCATCGGCACCCACGGATCGACCTATGGCGGCAACCCGTTGGCGATGGCCGCGGGCGAAGCGGTGCTCGACGTGGTCGCCAACGACGAATTTCTCGCCCACGTCCGCCAGATGGGCGACCGGCTTCGCGCCGCGCTCGAACAGATGATCCCTAACCACGACGGCCTGTTCGACAGCGTCCGGGGCATGGGTCTGATGCTGGGCATCAAGATGAAGACCGACAGCCGCGCGTTCGTGAACTGGCTGCGCGGGCAGGGCCTGCTGGCGGTCGCGGCCGGCGACAACGTCATGCGCGTTTTGCCGCCGCTGGTGATCGACGACAATCATATCCGCGAATTCGTCGACCGCCTGTCGCAGGCGGCGGCGGTCTACGAGGTGCCGGCCGAAGCCTTGTAG
- the lipB gene encoding lipoyl(octanoyl) transferase LipB, whose translation METIDGVEWRTSEGLVPYDDALAFMEARAAAIRAGEERECVWLLEHPPLFTAGTSADPAELFNPLGFPVYEAGRGGRYTYHGPGQRVGYVMIDLDRRGRDVRALVHALEGWVINSLSALGIAAHRAPGRIGIWVGEGLAEAKIAALGIRVRRWVTLHGFSINVAPDLGHFTGIVPCGISDFGVTSLAAEGKNATMADVDAALRGAFARFLNDLPGTNQVS comes from the coding sequence ATGGAAACGATCGACGGCGTCGAATGGCGAACCAGCGAAGGCCTGGTGCCGTACGATGACGCGCTGGCCTTCATGGAGGCCCGCGCCGCAGCGATTCGCGCCGGCGAGGAGCGCGAGTGCGTGTGGCTGCTGGAACATCCGCCGCTGTTCACCGCCGGGACCAGCGCCGACCCGGCCGAACTGTTCAATCCGCTGGGCTTTCCGGTTTACGAAGCCGGTCGCGGCGGGCGTTACACCTATCACGGGCCGGGACAGCGGGTCGGGTACGTCATGATCGACCTCGACCGGCGCGGCCGCGACGTCCGCGCGCTGGTCCACGCGCTGGAAGGCTGGGTGATAAATTCACTCTCCGCCCTGGGCATCGCCGCCCACCGGGCGCCGGGCCGGATCGGCATCTGGGTCGGCGAAGGCCTCGCCGAAGCTAAGATCGCCGCCCTTGGGATCCGGGTGCGCCGCTGGGTGACGCTGCACGGGTTTTCGATCAACGTTGCGCCGGATCTTGGCCATTTTACCGGGATCGTGCCGTGCGGAATCAGCGATTTCGGCGTGACCAGCCTGGCCGCGGAAGGCAAAAACGCCACGATGGCGGACGTCGATGCCGCCTTGCGGGGCGCGTTCGCGCGATTTCTCAACGACTTGCCGGGAACCAATCAAGTCTCTTGA
- a CDS encoding 2OG-Fe(II) oxygenase family protein: MTDPSPAPPPLGRGDAAPWFRAPALSGSPTYAFDTVAGRHVLMLFYGSAARPEAAAALALVAANRRLFDDDKACFFGITSDPTDPGAGRIAQQIPGIRHFLDFDRKLGALYRTVGPAGFEPRWLVLDPALRVLGGFPIDAGEAAIALLRSEIAAVSDDGWAPVLQIPNVLSADTCAELVRRYEAQGGEESGFMRDVNGKTTLVLDPSHKQRRDWTIDDEALIKSLVGQLSAHLTTPIKRAFQFTPTRIERYIVACYEAGAGHFRPHRDNLTMGTAHRKFAVTINLNAGNYEGGDLRFPEFGQRTYRATTGGAVVFSCSLLHEATPVTSGKRYAFLPFLYDEEGAKIREANNRHLGEGIEPYKASAGTS, translated from the coding sequence GTGACCGACCCATCCCCTGCCCCGCCACCGCTCGGCCGCGGCGACGCCGCGCCCTGGTTCCGCGCCCCTGCCCTGTCGGGCTCGCCCACCTATGCGTTCGATACCGTCGCCGGTCGCCATGTGCTAATGCTGTTCTACGGCAGCGCGGCCCGGCCGGAGGCCGCCGCAGCGCTGGCGCTGGTCGCCGCGAACCGGCGTCTGTTCGACGACGACAAGGCCTGTTTCTTCGGCATCACTTCCGACCCGACGGACCCCGGCGCGGGCCGGATCGCCCAACAGATCCCCGGCATTCGCCATTTCCTCGACTTCGACCGCAAGCTCGGCGCGCTCTACCGCACCGTCGGGCCGGCTGGTTTCGAGCCGCGCTGGCTGGTGCTCGATCCGGCCCTCCGCGTGCTGGGCGGATTTCCGATCGACGCGGGGGAAGCGGCCATCGCCCTGCTCCGCTCCGAGATTGCCGCGGTCAGCGACGACGGCTGGGCCCCGGTGCTGCAGATTCCCAACGTGCTTTCCGCCGACACCTGCGCCGAATTGGTCCGGCGGTACGAGGCGCAGGGCGGCGAGGAATCGGGCTTCATGCGCGACGTGAACGGCAAGACCACGCTGGTGCTCGACCCGTCGCACAAGCAGCGCCGCGACTGGACGATCGACGACGAGGCGCTGATCAAGTCGCTGGTCGGGCAATTGAGCGCCCACCTGACCACGCCGATAAAGCGCGCCTTCCAGTTCACGCCGACCCGGATCGAACGCTACATCGTCGCCTGTTACGAAGCTGGCGCCGGGCATTTCCGGCCGCACCGCGACAACCTGACCATGGGCACGGCGCACCGCAAATTCGCGGTCACCATCAACCTCAACGCCGGCAACTATGAAGGCGGCGACCTGCGCTTTCCCGAATTCGGCCAGCGCACCTATCGCGCGACCACTGGCGGAGCGGTCGTCTTTTCCTGTTCGCTACTGCACGAGGCGACGCCGGTGACCAGCGGGAAGCGATACGCCTTCCTGCCGTTCCTGTACGACGAAGAAGGCGCGAAAATCCGCGAGGCGAACAATCGCCACCTCGGCGAGGGCATCGAACCCTACAAGGCTTCGGCCGGCACCTCGTAG
- the cpdR gene encoding cell cycle two-component system response regulator CpdR has protein sequence MPRILLAEDDTSMREYLQRALQRVGYEVEAVGCGTEAMPLLNAGRYDLLLTDIVMPEMDGIELAQKASAIDPDIRVMFITGFAAVALQSGRAAPEAKMLSKPFHLKDLVAEVDRIFQTEDQHGRL, from the coding sequence ATGCCGCGAATCCTGTTAGCCGAAGACGACACGTCGATGCGCGAATATCTGCAGCGCGCGCTGCAGCGTGTCGGCTATGAGGTCGAGGCCGTGGGTTGCGGGACCGAGGCGATGCCGCTGCTGAACGCCGGCCGGTACGACCTGCTGCTGACCGACATCGTGATGCCGGAAATGGACGGGATCGAACTGGCGCAAAAGGCGTCGGCGATCGACCCCGACATCCGCGTGATGTTCATCACCGGCTTCGCCGCCGTCGCGCTGCAAAGCGGCCGGGCGGCACCGGAAGCCAAGATGCTGTCCAAGCCGTTCCACCTCAAGGACCTCGTTGCCGAGGTGGATCGCATCTTTCAGACCGAAGACCAGCACGGCCGCCTTTAA
- the msrB gene encoding peptide-methionine (R)-S-oxide reductase MsrB, translating to MDQADTATFDLEPPTPEQLEDLSADLDGDEKRVLLQHGTEAPFCGVFLDEKRDGVYTCRLCGLPLFVGGTKFESGTGWPSFTQPFVEEHLQYIRDTSYGMVRTEIVCARCGGHQGHVFDDGPPPTGQRYCINSVSLAFTPVGEALPDKLGRGAPEGEVLEG from the coding sequence ATGGACCAGGCCGACACCGCCACCTTTGATCTCGAGCCGCCGACGCCCGAGCAGCTCGAGGACTTGAGCGCCGACCTCGACGGCGACGAAAAGCGCGTGCTGCTGCAGCACGGCACCGAAGCGCCCTTCTGCGGCGTGTTCCTCGATGAAAAGCGCGACGGGGTCTACACCTGCCGGCTGTGCGGCCTGCCCTTGTTCGTCGGCGGCACCAAGTTCGAAAGCGGCACGGGCTGGCCAAGCTTCACCCAGCCGTTCGTGGAAGAGCATCTGCAGTACATTCGCGACACCAGCTATGGCATGGTCCGAACGGAAATCGTCTGCGCCCGTTGCGGCGGTCATCAGGGTCACGTGTTCGATGACGGCCCGCCGCCAACCGGGCAGCGCTACTGCATCAACTCCGTCAGCCTCGCCTTTACGCCGGTCGGCGAAGCCTTGCCCGACAAGCTTGGCCGCGGGGCGCCCGAGGGCGAGGTGCTCGAAGGCTGA
- a CDS encoding N-formylglutamate amidohydrolase, producing the protein MTESPLALPIVHPPRGRLPVLLSVPHAGRDYPDWLIAEARHGLKSLQPLEDPFVDRLVWRALGHGVGAVIAATPRAAVDCNRAEDEVDPALVPGFRNAPPSVRARGGLGIVPSRTLAHGHLWRRRLSNAALDRRLETAYRPYHAALERQLADLAGTFGCALLLDCHSMPPSKCGASVVFGDRYGRSAAPWLMSAAVDIAKESGFVASVNDPFAGGHILDRHAAPQSGVHAIQVEIDRRCYLTAQGEPGAQFDAIADLLESLTVGLGELLLDRRLAAAAE; encoded by the coding sequence TTGACCGAATCCCCGCTCGCCTTGCCGATCGTCCATCCGCCCCGCGGCCGCCTGCCGGTGCTGCTGTCGGTGCCGCATGCCGGGCGCGACTATCCCGACTGGCTGATCGCCGAAGCGCGGCACGGCCTCAAATCGCTGCAACCGCTGGAGGACCCGTTCGTCGACCGGCTCGTGTGGCGCGCGCTCGGCCACGGCGTCGGCGCGGTCATCGCCGCGACCCCGCGCGCCGCGGTCGATTGCAATCGTGCGGAGGACGAGGTCGATCCGGCGCTGGTGCCCGGTTTTCGCAACGCGCCGCCCAGCGTCCGCGCCCGCGGCGGGCTCGGCATCGTGCCCTCCCGGACGCTTGCCCACGGGCATCTGTGGCGGCGCCGCCTGTCCAACGCCGCGCTCGATCGGCGGCTGGAGACCGCGTACAGGCCGTATCATGCAGCGCTGGAGCGGCAGCTGGCCGACCTTGCCGGCACCTTTGGCTGCGCGCTGCTGCTCGATTGCCATTCGATGCCGCCGAGCAAGTGCGGTGCCTCGGTCGTGTTCGGAGATCGCTATGGGCGCAGCGCCGCACCCTGGCTGATGAGTGCCGCCGTGGACATCGCCAAAGAGTCAGGCTTCGTCGCCAGCGTCAACGACCCGTTTGCCGGTGGGCACATACTCGACCGCCACGCCGCTCCGCAGTCCGGGGTGCACGCCATCCAGGTCGAAATCGATCGCCGCTGCTACCTGACGGCGCAAGGCGAGCCCGGCGCCCAGTTCGACGCCATCGCCGACCTGCTGGAGAGTTTGACCGTCGGGCTGGGCGAGCTCCTGCTCGACCGGCGGCTCGCGGCCGCCGCCGAATAG
- a CDS encoding Hsp33 family molecular chaperone HslO: protein MPAIELSTDVALGVTIPARNARGRLVRIGPALDTILSNHKYPPVIERLLGEALVLTALLGAMLKEPQGQVTLQAQTENGAIDLLVCDYLGGELRGYVRHDPDRLAEAGPNPSLFALFGKGYLAITFDHPGMDERYQGIVPLEGESLARAAESFFAQSEQIPSVVRLAAEQRDGGWSAGGLLFQHLPEGEEGRERLHTRLDHPDWPHVAILAGSVKPEELVDPGVALDTLAWRLFHEEAEVRTLDPVPLARGCRCDPDYVRSVIARFPAEERAQMVGDDGFIRVDCEFCSQSFPISLDDGA from the coding sequence ATGCCAGCAATCGAATTGAGCACCGACGTCGCCCTTGGCGTCACCATTCCGGCGCGCAACGCGCGCGGCCGGTTGGTGCGCATTGGGCCCGCGCTCGACACCATCCTGTCCAACCACAAATATCCGCCGGTGATCGAACGGCTGCTGGGCGAGGCGCTCGTCCTGACCGCCCTGCTCGGCGCGATGCTCAAGGAGCCGCAAGGCCAGGTCACCTTGCAGGCGCAGACCGAAAACGGGGCGATCGACCTGTTGGTGTGCGATTACCTTGGCGGCGAATTGCGCGGCTACGTCCGCCACGATCCGGACCGGTTGGCGGAGGCCGGCCCCAACCCTTCGCTGTTCGCACTGTTCGGCAAGGGCTACCTCGCCATCACGTTCGACCATCCCGGGATGGACGAGCGTTATCAGGGCATCGTTCCGTTGGAAGGCGAAAGCCTGGCGCGCGCGGCGGAGAGCTTCTTCGCGCAGTCCGAGCAGATTCCCAGCGTCGTCCGGCTCGCGGCCGAACAGCGGGACGGGGGCTGGAGCGCGGGCGGGTTGCTGTTCCAGCACCTTCCCGAGGGCGAAGAGGGCCGGGAACGGCTGCACACCCGCCTCGACCACCCCGACTGGCCGCACGTGGCGATCCTGGCCGGTTCGGTGAAGCCGGAGGAACTGGTCGATCCCGGCGTCGCGCTCGATACGCTCGCCTGGCGTCTGTTTCATGAAGAAGCGGAAGTGCGCACCCTGGACCCGGTCCCGCTGGCGCGCGGTTGCCGCTGCGATCCCGACTATGTCCGCTCGGTCATCGCCCGATTCCCGGCGGAGGAGCGCGCGCAGATGGTCGGCGACGACGGCTTCATCCGCGTCGATTGCGAATTCTGCTCGCAAAGTTTCCCGATTTCGCTCGACGACGGCGCCTGA
- a CDS encoding SapC family protein, with product MATQAPAQPQLPLLYSALEPLSSGAHGKMKIRAIEKAPQAGSTHAFPATVDEFTLLSRHYPIIFAVGDQPVPLALMGLTEGTNVFLDENGLPTDSNLYIPAYLRRYPFLLARIRPDSDELSLCFDPSSGAVGDFEDGEALFDEDGQPSNATKAVLNFCEQFEAAGQRTTAFVEDLNKSGLLMDGEVAIQPEGADQPFIYRGFKMVDEEKLRDLRGDELRKFNQSGLLPLIFAHLFSLSQIRELFARQVQQGKGPAALRKAEPADA from the coding sequence ATGGCGACTCAAGCGCCGGCCCAGCCGCAGCTGCCGCTTCTTTATTCCGCACTCGAACCTTTGAGCTCGGGCGCGCATGGCAAGATGAAAATCCGTGCCATCGAAAAGGCCCCTCAGGCCGGTTCGACCCATGCCTTTCCGGCGACGGTCGATGAATTCACGCTGCTGTCGCGGCATTATCCGATCATCTTCGCGGTTGGCGATCAGCCGGTGCCGCTGGCGCTGATGGGCCTGACCGAGGGCACCAACGTGTTCCTCGACGAAAACGGCCTGCCGACCGATTCGAACCTGTACATCCCGGCCTATCTGCGCCGCTATCCGTTCCTGCTGGCGCGCATTCGTCCGGACAGCGACGAATTGTCGCTGTGCTTCGATCCCAGCAGCGGCGCGGTCGGCGATTTCGAGGACGGCGAGGCGCTGTTCGACGAGGACGGGCAGCCGAGCAACGCGACCAAGGCCGTGTTGAATTTCTGCGAGCAGTTCGAGGCAGCCGGCCAGCGCACCACTGCGTTCGTCGAGGACCTCAACAAGAGCGGCCTGCTGATGGACGGCGAAGTCGCCATTCAGCCGGAAGGCGCCGACCAGCCGTTCATCTATCGCGGTTTCAAGATGGTCGACGAGGAAAAGCTGCGCGACCTGCGCGGCGACGAGCTGCGCAAGTTCAACCAGAGCGGCCTGCTCCCGCTGATCTTTGCGCACCTCTTCTCGCTGTCGCAGATCCGCGAGTTATTCGCCCGCCAGGTGCAGCAGGGCAAGGGTCCGGCCGCGTTGCGGAAGGCCGAACCGGCCGACGCCTAA
- the hemF gene encoding oxygen-dependent coproporphyrinogen oxidase: protein MIELDAQQQAARTWFESLRDRLCGAFEGIEREAGSDAAFVRTAWERPDESGSPGGGGVRSQMNGRVFEKVGVNVSTVGGSFSPEFAGSIFGADPDNPGFFATGISLVAHMANPHVPAVHMNLRFLTTRKRWFGGGADLNPATPNDEDTEAFHARLRAACAAHDPTFYPRFSKWAEEYFYLPHRGVDRGVGGIFYDHLECHEPGEGATFEQNFAFTQAVGEALLEIFPAIVRRRMHTPFDEADLERLLEFRGRYVEFNLLYDRGTLFGLKTGGNIDAILMSLPPLARWK from the coding sequence ATGATCGAGCTCGACGCGCAGCAGCAGGCCGCCAGGACCTGGTTCGAAAGCCTTCGCGACCGCCTGTGCGGCGCGTTCGAAGGGATTGAGCGCGAAGCCGGCTCCGACGCCGCTTTCGTGCGCACCGCCTGGGAACGGCCGGACGAAAGCGGATCGCCCGGCGGCGGCGGCGTGCGCAGCCAGATGAACGGCCGCGTGTTCGAAAAGGTCGGGGTCAACGTGTCGACCGTCGGCGGCAGCTTTTCACCCGAGTTCGCGGGCAGCATTTTCGGCGCGGACCCGGACAACCCCGGATTTTTCGCCACCGGCATCAGCCTCGTCGCGCACATGGCCAACCCGCACGTGCCGGCCGTGCACATGAACCTGCGTTTCCTGACCACGCGAAAGCGCTGGTTCGGCGGCGGCGCCGATCTCAATCCCGCGACCCCCAATGACGAGGATACGGAAGCCTTTCACGCGCGGCTGCGCGCGGCGTGCGCGGCCCATGACCCGACCTTTTATCCGCGCTTTTCCAAATGGGCCGAGGAATATTTCTACCTTCCCCATCGCGGCGTCGATCGCGGCGTCGGCGGCATTTTCTACGACCATCTGGAATGTCACGAGCCCGGCGAAGGTGCGACATTCGAGCAGAATTTCGCGTTCACGCAGGCGGTCGGCGAAGCGCTGCTGGAGATTTTTCCGGCAATCGTCCGCCGCCGGATGCACACGCCGTTCGACGAGGCGGACCTTGAACGGCTGCTCGAGTTCCGCGGGCGCTATGTCGAGTTCAACCTGCTGTACGACCGCGGCACGCTGTTCGGCCTCAAGACCGGCGGCAATATCGACGCGATCCTGATGAGCTTGCCGCCGCTGGCGCGTTGGAAATGA
- a CDS encoding GNAT family N-acetyltransferase, whose amino-acid sequence MSYEAVADGDLAAVVTFLEMRQAPDLEVPDSPLTLRRVEQPSAGAYRTLFRRVGARWLWFSRLVMDDEALMRIIADPGVELFMVTDSSGAEVGLLELDFREVGACELAFVGLAPELAGQGHGRWLLAEAIRRAWRDGIERVHVHTCSLDHPAALGAYCRAGFTPYRRAIERFRDPRLLGILPSDCAPQVPLLGTETVSESPPPAS is encoded by the coding sequence ATGAGCTACGAAGCCGTCGCTGACGGCGACCTGGCCGCGGTCGTCACCTTCCTGGAGATGCGGCAGGCGCCGGATCTGGAGGTACCCGATTCGCCCCTCACCCTGCGACGCGTCGAGCAACCATCGGCCGGCGCCTATCGCACCCTCTTCCGCCGCGTCGGCGCCCGGTGGCTGTGGTTCTCGCGCCTGGTGATGGACGACGAGGCATTGATGCGGATCATCGCAGACCCTGGCGTCGAGCTGTTCATGGTGACCGACTCATCTGGCGCGGAAGTCGGGCTCCTCGAGCTCGATTTTCGCGAGGTCGGGGCATGCGAGTTGGCCTTCGTCGGGCTGGCGCCGGAACTGGCCGGCCAGGGCCATGGCCGGTGGTTGCTGGCCGAAGCGATCCGCCGGGCATGGCGCGACGGCATCGAGCGCGTGCACGTCCATACCTGCAGCCTCGACCATCCGGCGGCTCTGGGCGCATATTGCCGGGCCGGGTTCACGCCATACCGGCGAGCGATCGAGCGCTTTCGCGATCCCCGCCTGCTCGGCATCCTGCCGAGCGACTGTGCGCCTCAGGTGCCGCTGCTTGGGACGGAAACCGTTTCGGAGTCCCCGCCGCCGGCAAGCTGA
- a CDS encoding DUF3617 domain-containing protein: MKRIALVSMGAVSLLLVAAAPATVLTTAQPGLWEIERAGTPLKRSCVAQVAALAQLEHQRKSCTRVVIRDTAALATVHYTCPGGGFGESAMRLVTPRSLRVQTQGISDGAPFNYVFQARRVGDCPAH, encoded by the coding sequence ATGAAGCGCATTGCCCTTGTGTCCATGGGAGCCGTGTCGCTCCTGCTCGTCGCCGCCGCGCCGGCGACGGTGCTGACGACTGCCCAGCCAGGATTGTGGGAAATCGAACGCGCGGGAACGCCGCTCAAGCGCAGTTGCGTGGCGCAGGTCGCCGCGCTCGCCCAGCTCGAACATCAGCGCAAAAGTTGCACGCGAGTCGTGATTCGCGATACGGCCGCGCTGGCAACGGTGCATTACACCTGCCCGGGCGGCGGCTTCGGCGAATCGGCCATGCGGTTGGTAACGCCGCGCTCCTTGCGGGTGCAGACGCAGGGCATCTCGGACGGTGCGCCCTTCAATTACGTCTTCCAGGCCCGACGGGTCGGAGACTGCCCGGCTCATTAA